In Rhodoferax koreense, a genomic segment contains:
- a CDS encoding heavy metal response regulator transcription factor: MKILIVEDEVKTADYLYKGLTEQGCAVDIAHNGLDGQHLAMQHDYDVIVLDVMLPGLDGFSVLRSLRTLKQTPVIMLTARDGVEDRVKGLHEGADDYLVKPFSFLELLARLQALNRRGRSQEPMQLAIADLQIDLLRRKAFRGGSGGSGGGGVRIDLTAKEFALLAVLARRKGEILSKTAIAELVWDMNFDSNTNVVEVAIKRLRDKIDVPFAATSPKLLHTIRGMGYVMELRDQDGGTLP; this comes from the coding sequence ATGAAGATCCTGATTGTCGAAGACGAAGTCAAGACGGCCGACTACCTGTACAAGGGTTTGACCGAGCAGGGCTGCGCCGTCGACATCGCGCACAACGGCCTGGACGGCCAGCACCTGGCGATGCAGCACGACTACGACGTGATCGTGCTCGACGTGATGCTGCCGGGGCTGGACGGCTTCTCGGTGCTGCGCTCGCTGCGCACGCTGAAGCAGACGCCGGTCATCATGCTCACCGCGCGCGACGGCGTGGAAGACCGCGTCAAGGGCCTGCACGAAGGCGCGGACGACTACCTCGTCAAACCCTTTTCCTTCCTCGAGTTGCTGGCCCGGCTGCAGGCGCTGAACCGGCGCGGCCGCAGCCAGGAGCCGATGCAGCTGGCCATCGCCGATCTGCAGATCGACCTGCTCAGGCGCAAGGCTTTCCGTGGCGGTAGTGGTGGCAGTGGCGGTGGCGGTGTGCGCATCGACCTCACGGCCAAGGAATTCGCACTGCTGGCGGTGCTGGCGCGGCGCAAGGGAGAGATCCTGTCCAAGACGGCCATCGCCGAGCTGGTGTGGGACATGAACTTCGACAGCAACACCAACGTGGTCGAGGTGGCGATCAAGCGGCTGCGCGACAAGATCGACGTGCCCTTCGCAGCCACCTCGCCCAAGCTGCTGCACACCATCCGCGGCATGGGCTACGTGATGGAACTGCGAGACCAAGATGGGGGCACGCTGCCTTGA
- the nudK gene encoding GDP-mannose pyrophosphatase NudK, with translation MQTAEISDSEDIRIVDVQVLSDDWYVLKKNTFDLRRRDGRWQRQSRETYDRGNGATILLYDRARRTVVLTRQFRFPAYVTGTPGGRLIETCAGLLDQDDPVTCIRREVEEETGFRIRDVRKVFEAYMSPGSVTERLFFFVGEYAAADRVSAGGGEAHEGEDIEVLELPLDQALAMVASGEICDGKTIMLLQYAKLNGLVE, from the coding sequence ATGCAAACCGCTGAAATTTCGGATTCGGAAGACATCCGCATCGTCGATGTGCAGGTGCTGTCCGACGACTGGTACGTGCTGAAGAAGAACACCTTCGACCTGCGCCGCCGCGACGGCCGGTGGCAACGCCAGAGCCGGGAGACCTACGACCGCGGCAATGGCGCGACCATCCTGCTCTACGACCGCGCGCGGCGCACCGTGGTGCTGACGCGGCAGTTCCGCTTCCCCGCCTATGTGACGGGCACGCCCGGCGGGCGACTCATCGAGACCTGCGCCGGCCTGCTCGACCAGGACGACCCGGTCACCTGCATCCGCCGCGAGGTGGAGGAGGAAACCGGCTTCCGCATCCGCGACGTGCGCAAGGTGTTCGAGGCCTACATGAGCCCGGGCTCGGTGACGGAGCGCCTGTTCTTCTTCGTCGGGGAATATGCGGCGGCGGACCGGGTGTCGGCCGGCGGCGGCGAGGCCCACGAAGGCGAGGACATCGAGGTGCTGGAACTGCCGCTCGACCAGGCGCTGGCGATGGTGGCCAGCGGCGAGATCTGCGATGGCAAGACCATCATGCTGCTGCAATACGCGAAGCTCAACGGCCTCGTCGAATAA
- a CDS encoding M14 family metallopeptidase gives MTLPTLAITSRFDAGAIDVVSLADPRDIQLRIRPDNASEFAQWFHFALHGAAGVPLRLRFVNAGQCAYPKGWEGYRIAASHDRQHWFRIDTAYDGAELSAEITPQTNTVWFAYFEPYSHERHLDLIGSAASSELVTLQHLGTTLDGRDMTLLHVREPALPADAALKQVWLIARQHPGETMAEWFVEGFLERLLDADDPVSRRLLQTCEFHVVPNMNPDGAVRGNLRTNGAGANLNREWLEPAAERSPEVLLVRQSMLQTGVDLFLDAHGDEGLPYNFVVGTDGIEGFSPRVQALQDDFKAAWLAASPDFQVAHGYPLARPSTGNTALATNWVGQRFGCLAFTIEMPFKDNANLPDPGTGWSGERSKKLGASVLQPVLHVSGQLR, from the coding sequence ATGACCCTTCCAACGCTTGCCATCACCAGCCGGTTCGACGCCGGCGCCATCGACGTCGTGAGCCTGGCCGACCCGCGCGACATCCAGCTGCGCATCCGACCCGACAACGCCAGCGAATTCGCGCAGTGGTTCCATTTCGCGTTGCACGGCGCGGCCGGCGTGCCGCTGCGGCTGCGCTTCGTCAATGCCGGTCAGTGCGCCTATCCCAAGGGCTGGGAGGGCTACCGCATCGCCGCGAGCCATGACCGCCAGCACTGGTTTCGCATCGACACGGCCTACGACGGCGCCGAGCTTTCGGCCGAGATCACGCCGCAGACCAACACCGTCTGGTTTGCGTATTTCGAGCCGTATTCCCACGAGCGCCACCTCGACCTGATCGGCTCGGCCGCGTCGTCCGAGCTGGTCACGCTGCAACACCTGGGCACCACGCTCGACGGCCGCGACATGACGCTGCTGCACGTCCGCGAGCCCGCGCTGCCGGCCGATGCCGCGTTGAAGCAAGTCTGGCTGATCGCACGCCAGCATCCGGGCGAAACCATGGCGGAGTGGTTCGTCGAAGGCTTCCTCGAGCGGCTGCTGGACGCGGACGACCCCGTGAGCCGCCGCCTGCTGCAGACCTGCGAGTTCCACGTGGTGCCGAACATGAACCCCGATGGCGCGGTGCGCGGCAACCTGCGCACCAACGGCGCGGGCGCCAACCTGAACCGCGAATGGCTGGAGCCCGCCGCGGAACGCTCACCTGAAGTGCTGCTGGTGCGCCAGAGCATGCTGCAGACGGGCGTGGACCTGTTCCTCGACGCGCACGGCGACGAAGGCCTGCCGTACAACTTCGTTGTCGGCACCGACGGCATCGAAGGGTTTTCCCCGCGCGTCCAGGCGCTGCAGGACGATTTCAAGGCAGCCTGGCTGGCGGCGAGCCCGGACTTCCAGGTGGCGCACGGCTACCCGCTGGCGCGCCCCAGCACCGGCAACACCGCGTTGGCCACCAATTGGGTCGGCCAGCGGTTCGGCTGCCTGGCCTTCACCATCGAGATGCCGTTCAAGGACAACGCCAACCTGCCCGATCCCGGCACCGGCTGGAGCGGGGAACGCTCGAAGAAGCTCGGGGCGAGCGTGTTGCAGCCCGTGCTGCATGTCTCGGGCCAGCTGCGGTAG
- a CDS encoding heavy metal sensor histidine kinase, translated as MKRSITARLVLMFAAAALLTFALIGAALYTVLDRELTRHQDNELRIALKSMAYSIQHVGRADRWARVQARMDTLAPQDGNLRFWVLSDDPRFGYGTGLADVQRMTQDADGRGAITLPGQADAMRTQSVYIEPLDERPGVRLIIGGDSTPYRHTREAFLTALLALSLAAVLAVAWAGYWITRVGLKPLERLSAEALALRPKTLSQRLEVAALPVELTALTEAFNGALARLEEAYAQLEAFNADVAHELRTPLANLIGGTQVALSRQRAAPELEDVLASNLEDLERLRSIVNDMLFLARADRGEVATALVETPVAAEVRKTIEFFEFVLDESGSQVRIEGDLALEARLETALFRRAMSNLLQNAIDHSPPGAQLVVRLREEAGAIWITVANPGEPIARSHLQHLFDRFYRVDAARTGPGQHHGHGLGLAIVKAVAGMHGGQVAALSAAGVNTFGFSVAKAVALPN; from the coding sequence TTGAAGCGCTCCATCACGGCGCGGCTGGTGCTGATGTTCGCGGCGGCGGCGCTGCTCACCTTCGCGCTGATCGGCGCTGCGCTCTATACCGTGCTGGACCGCGAACTCACGCGCCACCAGGACAACGAGTTGCGCATCGCCCTCAAGAGCATGGCGTATTCGATCCAGCACGTCGGCCGGGCCGACCGCTGGGCCCGCGTGCAGGCGCGCATGGACACGCTGGCGCCGCAGGACGGCAACCTGCGCTTCTGGGTGCTCAGCGACGATCCGCGCTTCGGTTATGGCACGGGCCTGGCCGACGTGCAGCGCATGACGCAGGACGCGGACGGCCGCGGTGCCATTACCTTGCCCGGACAGGCGGACGCCATGCGCACCCAATCGGTCTACATCGAGCCGCTCGACGAACGGCCCGGCGTGCGACTCATCATCGGCGGCGATTCCACGCCCTACCGCCATACGCGCGAGGCCTTCCTCACCGCGCTGCTGGCCTTGAGCCTGGCCGCGGTGCTGGCCGTGGCCTGGGCCGGCTACTGGATCACGCGCGTCGGTCTCAAGCCACTGGAGCGGCTGTCGGCGGAAGCGCTCGCGCTGCGGCCCAAGACCCTGTCGCAGCGGCTGGAAGTGGCGGCGCTGCCGGTGGAGCTCACGGCGCTGACCGAGGCCTTCAACGGGGCGCTGGCGCGGCTCGAGGAAGCGTATGCGCAACTCGAGGCCTTCAATGCCGACGTGGCCCACGAGCTGCGCACCCCGTTGGCCAATCTCATCGGCGGCACCCAGGTGGCCCTGTCGCGCCAGCGCGCGGCGCCCGAGTTGGAGGACGTGCTGGCCTCCAACCTCGAAGACCTGGAGCGGCTGCGCTCCATCGTCAACGACATGTTGTTCCTCGCGCGCGCCGACCGCGGCGAGGTGGCCACCGCCCTGGTGGAGACGCCCGTGGCGGCCGAAGTGCGCAAGACCATCGAGTTCTTCGAATTCGTGCTCGACGAAAGCGGCTCGCAGGTGCGCATCGAAGGCGACCTGGCGCTCGAGGCGCGGCTGGAGACGGCGCTGTTCCGCCGCGCCATGTCCAACCTGCTGCAGAACGCCATCGACCATTCGCCGCCCGGTGCGCAACTGGTGGTGCGGCTGCGCGAGGAGGCCGGCGCGATCTGGATCACGGTCGCCAATCCCGGCGAACCGATCGCCCGCTCCCACCTGCAGCACCTGTTCGACCGCTTCTACCGGGTGGACGCCGCGCGCACCGGTCCGGGCCAGCACCACGGCCACGGCCTGGGCCTGGCCATCGTGAAGGCCGTGGCCGGCATGCACGGCGGCCAGGTGGCGGCGCTGAGCGCAGCTGGTGTCAATACCTTCGGGTTCAGCGTGGCCAAGGCGGTAGCGCTGCCGAACTGA
- a CDS encoding AMP nucleosidase translates to MYQQQIDHLRHAMQRFVAGDTLPGHVRACYPFVRVHTETVARASSAPLESAHLSYGFVAGPGRFETTLTRPDLYGDYYLEQFRLLLQNHQVELEVGTSTQPIPVHFSFAEHDHVEGSMSAERRMLMRDVFDLPDLASMDDGIANGTYEPKAGEPQPLSLFTAPRVDYSLHRLRHYTGTAPEWFQNFVLFTNYQFYIDEFVRMGHEAMADPHSEYVAFIEPGNVVTRRTGLAAEALDALGVPPPRLPQMPAYHLVRADNRGITMVNIGVGPANAKNITDHIAVLRPHAWIMLGHCAGLRNSQQLGDYVLAHGYVREDHVLDEELPLWVPIPALAEIQVALEAAVADVTQMKGTALKNIMRTGTVASTDNRNWELLPNNQPQRRFSQSRAVALDMESATIAANGFRFRVPYGTLLCVSDKPLHGEIKLPGMANHFYRERVDQHLRIGIRAIELLRAQGVDQLHSRKLRSFAEVAFQ, encoded by the coding sequence ATCTATCAGCAGCAGATCGACCATTTGCGTCACGCCATGCAGCGCTTCGTCGCTGGCGACACTTTGCCGGGTCATGTGCGCGCCTGTTACCCCTTCGTCCGCGTGCATACCGAAACGGTTGCCCGCGCGTCCAGTGCGCCGCTGGAAAGTGCGCACCTGAGCTACGGCTTCGTGGCCGGCCCGGGCCGTTTCGAAACCACGCTCACGCGGCCGGACCTGTACGGCGACTACTACCTCGAGCAATTCCGCCTGTTGCTGCAGAACCACCAGGTCGAACTCGAGGTCGGCACCAGCACGCAGCCGATCCCTGTGCACTTCTCGTTCGCCGAGCACGACCACGTGGAAGGCAGCATGAGCGCCGAACGCCGCATGCTGATGCGCGACGTGTTCGACCTGCCCGATCTCGCCTCCATGGACGACGGCATCGCCAATGGCACCTACGAGCCGAAGGCGGGCGAGCCGCAGCCGCTGTCGCTGTTCACCGCGCCGCGCGTGGACTATTCCCTGCACCGGCTGCGCCACTACACCGGCACCGCGCCCGAATGGTTCCAGAACTTCGTGCTGTTCACCAACTACCAGTTCTACATCGACGAATTCGTGCGCATGGGGCATGAGGCCATGGCCGATCCGCACAGCGAATACGTGGCCTTCATCGAGCCGGGCAACGTGGTGACGCGCCGCACCGGGCTCGCGGCCGAGGCGCTGGACGCGCTGGGCGTGCCGCCGCCGCGCCTGCCGCAGATGCCGGCCTACCACCTGGTGCGCGCCGACAACCGCGGCATCACCATGGTCAACATCGGCGTCGGCCCGGCCAATGCCAAGAACATCACCGACCACATCGCCGTGCTGCGCCCGCACGCCTGGATCATGCTCGGCCACTGCGCCGGCCTGCGCAACAGCCAGCAACTCGGCGACTACGTGCTGGCCCACGGCTACGTGCGCGAGGACCACGTGCTCGACGAGGAGCTCCCGCTGTGGGTGCCGATCCCGGCGCTGGCCGAGATCCAGGTGGCGCTGGAGGCGGCGGTGGCCGACGTCACCCAGATGAAGGGCACGGCGCTGAAGAACATCATGCGCACCGGCACGGTGGCCAGCACCGACAACCGCAACTGGGAACTGCTGCCCAACAACCAGCCGCAGCGCCGATTCAGCCAGAGCCGGGCGGTGGCCCTGGACATGGAAAGTGCCACCATCGCCGCCAACGGCTTCCGCTTCCGCGTGCCCTACGGCACGTTGCTTTGCGTGAGCGACAAACCTTTGCATGGCGAGATCAAGCTGCCCGGCATGGCCAACCATTTCTACCGCGAACGCGTAGACCAGCATCTGCGCATCGGTATCCGCGCCATCGAACTGCTGCGCGCGCAGGGGGTGGACCAATTGCACAGCCGCAAGCTGCGCAGCTTCGCCGAAGTGGCTTTCCAGTAA
- the gorA gene encoding glutathione-disulfide reductase, producing the protein MSSTKFDFDLFVVGGGSGGVRAARMAAQRGARVALAEVAALGGTCVNVGCIPKKLYSFAAHYAEYFEEAAGFGWKVGHPTFDWDVLKANRAVEIGRLNAIYQQLLVGSGVEIVTGWASLVDGHTVKVENRRYTARHVLIATGGTPNVPAVGGHEHIVTSDQMFDLKPFPKRLLVVGGGYIACEFASIFNGLGAEVTLVQRGGRLLTGFDQDVSRFLELEMRKAGVDVRLNASVANIAKIRHGLDVTLSQGGVVQADTVLYAVGRTPNTSGLGLQAAGIKTTEKGAIVVDAHYQTSLPSVFALGDVSTKLQLTPVALGEAMALVDHLFGAKAGKKAREMDYDFVPTAVFTHPNIGTVGYTEAAARAKFGDITVFRSEFRALKHTLSGSQERTLMKLVVDTASDRVVGLHMVGADAGEVVQGFAVAMRAGATKAVFDTTIGIHPTMAEEFVTMREPVPDGE; encoded by the coding sequence ATGAGCAGCACAAAATTCGATTTCGATCTCTTCGTCGTGGGCGGCGGCAGCGGCGGCGTGCGTGCCGCGCGCATGGCGGCGCAGCGCGGCGCGCGCGTGGCCCTGGCCGAGGTGGCCGCGCTCGGCGGCACCTGCGTGAACGTTGGCTGCATTCCGAAAAAACTCTACAGCTTCGCCGCGCATTACGCCGAGTATTTCGAGGAAGCGGCCGGTTTCGGCTGGAAGGTCGGCCATCCCACGTTCGACTGGGACGTGCTCAAGGCCAATCGCGCGGTGGAAATCGGCCGGCTCAACGCGATCTACCAGCAATTGCTGGTGGGGTCGGGCGTGGAGATCGTCACCGGCTGGGCGTCGCTGGTGGATGGCCACACCGTGAAGGTGGAAAACAGGCGCTACACCGCGCGCCACGTCCTGATCGCCACCGGTGGCACACCGAACGTGCCGGCGGTGGGTGGTCACGAACATATCGTGACCTCGGACCAGATGTTCGACCTGAAACCGTTTCCGAAACGGCTGCTGGTGGTCGGCGGCGGCTACATTGCCTGCGAATTCGCCTCGATCTTCAATGGGCTGGGTGCCGAGGTCACGCTGGTGCAGCGTGGCGGCCGGCTGCTCACGGGTTTCGACCAGGACGTGAGCCGTTTTCTCGAGCTCGAGATGCGCAAGGCCGGCGTGGACGTACGGCTCAATGCCAGCGTGGCCAACATCGCCAAGATCCGCCACGGCCTGGACGTGACGTTGTCACAGGGCGGCGTGGTGCAGGCCGACACCGTGCTCTACGCGGTCGGGCGCACGCCCAACACCAGCGGGCTGGGCCTGCAGGCGGCGGGTATCAAGACCACGGAGAAAGGCGCGATCGTGGTCGATGCGCACTACCAGACGTCGCTGCCGTCGGTGTTCGCCCTGGGGGACGTGTCGACGAAGCTGCAACTCACGCCAGTGGCGCTCGGCGAGGCCATGGCCCTGGTCGACCACCTGTTCGGGGCCAAGGCGGGCAAGAAGGCCCGCGAAATGGATTACGACTTCGTTCCCACCGCTGTCTTCACCCATCCGAACATCGGCACCGTGGGGTACACCGAGGCGGCGGCAAGAGCCAAATTCGGCGACATCACCGTGTTCCGCAGCGAATTCAGGGCCCTCAAACACACGCTCAGTGGTAGCCAGGAGCGCACGCTGATGAAACTCGTCGTCGACACCGCTTCGGACCGTGTGGTGGGCCTGCACATGGTCGGGGCGGACGCCGGCGAGGTGGTGCAGGGCTTTGCCGTGGCCATGCGGGCCGGGGCGACCAAGGCAGTGTTCGACACCACCATCGGCATCCATCCGACGATGGCCGAGGAATTCGTGACCATGCGGGAGCCGGTGCCCGACGGAGAGTAG
- a CDS encoding FKBP-type peptidyl-prolyl cis-trans isomerase, translating into MKSPIRSLAHLAIVLAVVSAAGGAVAQATSAAEAAKEPGAVVTPSGLIYRSLGEGAGAAPTSTDVVKVHYRGTFLDGREFDSSYKRGEPIEFPLNGVIKCWTEGVQKMKAGGKARLTCPPAIAYGERGAGGVIPPNATLQFEVELISVKGK; encoded by the coding sequence TTGAAATCACCCATTCGCAGCCTGGCCCACCTGGCCATCGTGTTGGCCGTCGTCTCCGCTGCCGGCGGCGCCGTGGCACAGGCCACCAGCGCGGCTGAAGCGGCCAAGGAACCCGGCGCCGTGGTCACGCCCAGCGGCCTGATCTACCGCTCGCTCGGCGAAGGTGCCGGCGCCGCGCCGACCTCGACCGACGTGGTCAAGGTGCATTACCGCGGTACCTTCCTCGACGGCCGTGAATTCGACAGCTCGTACAAACGCGGCGAACCGATCGAGTTTCCGCTGAACGGCGTGATCAAGTGCTGGACCGAAGGCGTGCAGAAGATGAAGGCCGGCGGCAAGGCCCGGCTCACCTGCCCGCCCGCCATCGCCTATGGCGAGCGCGGCGCTGGCGGCGTGATCCCCCCGAACGCCACGCTCCAGTTCGAAGTCGAACTCATCAGCGTCAAAGGCAAATAG
- a CDS encoding putative bifunctional diguanylate cyclase/phosphodiesterase, whose translation MAEWGEVPRLAPDQAAPPNGSRDAMLRLIADAVPALMAYYDLPSLRCAFANRRYAEDYGWTPDAILGQTLRQAVGDAAWDVIEPHIRRARSGEPVHYTREQRLPSGALRVIEVNLIPHFSSDEAAPRRQIGIFVLINDVSHHVEAEGALRDSEERLRKFAEVTNEGIVFHLKGIITDVNPALLAMTGYALADLLGRHAMDFVPDSWRQVSIDYLAAAREDPYETALIHKDGHEIPVEMIGKSMSLRGEVHRIVVVRDITTRKEAQRRIEFLALHDPLTQLPNRIYLKERLAQVLALARRRDGLAAVLFIDLDNFKTVNDSLGHHAGDLLLREMARRLSAAVREADMVSRLGGDEFLVVLADIGSREDAAGVADKLLAIVNEAVEIEGHLLSVSPSIGIGLFPDDGDNADDLIRHADAAMYHAKDSGRGHYQFFTPDMSQRAFDALHMESQLREAIAGEQFVLHYQPQLSLADGRLVGLEALVRWQHPQRGLIGPDAFVPFAEARGLIAGIGRWVLCEACRQLKAWFGAGWPMVPVAVNLSAIEFRQPSLVQDITEILAAAGLAPQYLEIELTESVLMDPGGFALGTLSKLKALGVGLAIDDFGTGYSSLAYLKRYPIDKLKIDRSFVCDIPGDGDDVAITTAIVQMAHSLKLLTVAEGVETPEQRALLQSLGCDEYQGYLIARPMDTAALQAWMAQRSDNAVQPSSNSPSP comes from the coding sequence ATGGCTGAGTGGGGCGAAGTGCCGAGGCTGGCGCCGGATCAGGCCGCGCCCCCCAACGGCTCGCGCGACGCCATGCTGAGGCTCATCGCCGACGCTGTACCGGCGCTGATGGCCTATTACGACCTGCCTTCGCTGCGCTGTGCGTTCGCCAACCGCCGCTACGCCGAGGACTATGGCTGGACGCCGGACGCGATCCTCGGGCAGACGCTGCGCCAGGCGGTCGGCGATGCGGCCTGGGATGTGATCGAGCCGCACATCCGCCGCGCGCGCAGTGGCGAGCCGGTGCATTACACCCGTGAACAGCGCCTGCCGAGCGGTGCCTTGCGCGTGATCGAGGTCAACCTGATCCCCCATTTCTCTTCCGATGAGGCTGCTCCGCGCCGGCAGATCGGCATCTTCGTGCTGATCAACGACGTCAGCCACCATGTCGAGGCCGAGGGCGCGCTGCGCGACAGTGAGGAGCGTCTCCGCAAGTTCGCCGAGGTGACCAACGAGGGCATCGTGTTCCACCTCAAGGGCATCATCACCGACGTCAATCCCGCACTGCTGGCGATGACGGGCTATGCGCTGGCCGACCTGCTGGGCCGCCATGCCATGGATTTCGTGCCCGATTCCTGGCGCCAGGTGTCGATCGACTACCTCGCCGCGGCCCGCGAAGACCCCTACGAGACGGCGTTGATCCACAAGGACGGCCACGAAATCCCGGTGGAGATGATCGGCAAATCGATGTCGCTCAGGGGCGAGGTCCACCGCATCGTGGTGGTGCGCGACATCACCACCCGCAAGGAAGCGCAACGGCGCATCGAATTCTTGGCGTTGCACGACCCGCTCACGCAGCTGCCCAACCGCATCTACCTCAAGGAGCGCCTGGCCCAGGTGCTCGCGCTGGCCCGACGGCGTGATGGGCTCGCGGCGGTGCTGTTCATCGATCTGGACAATTTCAAGACGGTGAACGACTCCCTCGGCCACCATGCCGGCGATCTGTTGCTGCGCGAGATGGCGCGCCGGCTCAGCGCTGCGGTGCGCGAGGCCGACATGGTCTCGCGCCTGGGCGGCGACGAATTCCTGGTGGTGCTGGCCGACATCGGTTCGCGCGAGGACGCGGCCGGCGTCGCCGACAAGCTGCTGGCCATCGTCAACGAGGCGGTGGAGATCGAAGGGCACCTGCTGTCGGTCTCGCCGTCGATCGGCATCGGCCTGTTCCCCGACGACGGCGACAACGCCGACGACCTGATCCGCCACGCCGACGCCGCGATGTACCACGCCAAGGACAGCGGCCGCGGACACTACCAGTTCTTCACACCCGACATGTCGCAGCGCGCCTTCGATGCCCTGCACATGGAAAGCCAGTTGCGCGAGGCCATCGCGGGCGAGCAGTTCGTGCTGCATTACCAACCCCAGCTGTCCCTGGCCGACGGCCGGCTGGTGGGCCTGGAGGCGTTGGTGCGCTGGCAACACCCGCAGCGCGGCCTGATCGGGCCCGACGCCTTCGTGCCGTTCGCCGAGGCCCGCGGCCTGATCGCCGGCATCGGCCGCTGGGTGCTGTGCGAGGCCTGCCGCCAGCTCAAGGCCTGGTTCGGCGCGGGCTGGCCGATGGTGCCGGTCGCGGTGAACCTGTCGGCCATCGAATTCCGCCAGCCCAGCCTGGTGCAGGACATCACCGAGATCCTGGCGGCCGCCGGCCTGGCGCCGCAGTACCTCGAGATCGAACTCACCGAGTCGGTGCTGATGGATCCGGGCGGTTTCGCGCTGGGGACGCTCTCGAAGCTGAAGGCACTGGGCGTGGGGCTGGCCATCGACGATTTCGGCACCGGCTATTCGTCGCTCGCCTATTTGAAGCGTTATCCCATCGACAAACTCAAGATCGACCGCTCCTTCGTGTGCGACATTCCAGGCGACGGCGATGATGTGGCCATCACCACGGCCATCGTCCAGATGGCGCACAGCCTGAAGCTGTTGACGGTGGCCGAAGGGGTGGAGACGCCGGAGCAGCGCGCGCTGCTGCAGAGCCTGGGTTGCGACGAATACCAGGGCTACCTGATCGCGCGGCCGATGGACACGGCTGCGCTGCAGGCATGGATGGCGCAACGGTCCGACAATGCGGTCCAGCCCTCATCCAACAGCCCATCCCCATGA
- a CDS encoding GGDEF domain-containing protein — translation MQLDILTLLVMTAVNLLMVSAALPVIMGPRISVAARCAQLSLLAQSIAWWAVIAAGHGYELVMMTLAVGFTCISQWLMLRALGGWLGHRPGERWLRALVVLAPLGYLIGGSFNGVFRSGWGNACVALAMLIVARGTLMPLRQSTRPWRWLLFGCMLVMAGLVVARGVMGTFFSESYLSFQTPQAVNLAMAAGANLSLVLVTVAILVAWREEAEGKLRTMAMTDGLTGLFNRRGWTDRAEAMFANAQRYQQPLTMIMLDLDHFKRINDTHGHEVGDQALKLFARLLRETRRTGDLVGRLGGEEFCIVLSNTHKSASTGFDQRLRGRLREVAHKELGFTMDFSAGVAVLKDGDATLAGLLARADLALYQAKNSGRGRMVMSEGGLGATVI, via the coding sequence ATGCAGCTCGACATTCTCACCCTGCTGGTGATGACGGCGGTCAACCTGCTCATGGTGTCGGCGGCGCTGCCGGTGATCATGGGCCCGCGCATCAGTGTTGCCGCGCGTTGCGCGCAGCTGAGTCTGCTGGCGCAGTCGATCGCCTGGTGGGCGGTGATCGCCGCAGGCCACGGGTATGAGTTGGTGATGATGACCTTGGCGGTGGGCTTCACCTGCATCAGCCAGTGGCTCATGCTGCGCGCGCTCGGTGGCTGGCTCGGCCATCGTCCTGGTGAACGCTGGTTGCGCGCGCTGGTGGTGCTGGCGCCACTGGGTTATTTGATCGGCGGCAGTTTCAATGGTGTTTTCCGCTCCGGCTGGGGCAATGCCTGCGTGGCCCTGGCCATGCTCATCGTGGCGCGCGGCACGCTGATGCCACTGCGCCAGAGCACGCGGCCGTGGCGGTGGCTGCTGTTCGGCTGCATGCTGGTGATGGCCGGGCTGGTGGTTGCGCGCGGCGTGATGGGCACGTTCTTTTCCGAGAGTTATCTGTCTTTCCAGACGCCGCAGGCCGTGAACCTGGCCATGGCCGCCGGCGCCAACCTGAGTCTGGTACTGGTGACGGTCGCCATTCTGGTGGCCTGGCGTGAAGAAGCCGAAGGCAAGCTGCGCACCATGGCCATGACCGATGGCCTCACCGGCCTGTTCAACCGCCGCGGCTGGACCGATCGCGCCGAAGCCATGTTCGCCAACGCCCAGCGTTACCAGCAGCCGCTGACGATGATCATGCTCGACCTGGACCACTTCAAGCGCATCAACGATACCCACGGCCACGAGGTGGGCGACCAGGCGCTGAAGCTGTTCGCCCGGCTGCTGCGCGAGACCCGCCGCACCGGCGACCTGGTGGGGCGCCTGGGCGGCGAGGAGTTCTGCATCGTCCTGTCCAACACCCACAAGTCGGCCAGCACCGGCTTCGACCAGCGCCTGCGCGGCCGGCTGCGCGAAGTGGCGCACAAGGAATTGGGCTTCACCATGGATTTCAGCGCTGGCGTGGCCGTGCTGAAAGACGGCGATGCCACGCTGGCCGGCCTGCTCGCGCGTGCGGACCTGGCGCTCTACCAGGCGAAGAACAGCGGCCGCGGTCGGATGGTGATGTCCGAAGGCGGCCTGGGCGCGACCGTCATCTGA